A stretch of the Gossypium hirsutum isolate 1008001.06 chromosome D07, Gossypium_hirsutum_v2.1, whole genome shotgun sequence genome encodes the following:
- the LOC107954330 gene encoding non-specific phospholipase C2 yields MFKPANTAIFFFFVLFNSFSCHGGPVKTIVVLVMENRSFDHMLGWMKKINPQINGVDGTEWNPLSTTDPNSKKLFFQNQAQFVDPDPGHSFQAIREQIFGSNDTSANPPPMNGFAQQAYSMDLSTTMSQNVMNGFDPEMVAVYKSLVSEFAVFDRWFASVPSSTQPNRLYVHSATSAGATSNIPALLVKGYPQRTIFENLDDAGISWGIYYQNIPATLFYKNLRKLKYLFRFRPYGVTFKKHAQEGKLPGYVVVEQRYMDTKLEPANDDHPSHDVYQGQMFVKEVYETLRASPQWNQTLLIITYDEHGGFYDHVATPVTGVPSPDGIVGPEPFFFHFDRLGVRVPTIMVSPWIDKGTVVHGANGRPFPTSEFEHSSIPATVKLLFNLTSPFLTKRDEWAATFESILRTRSDPRTDCPETLPTPARIRRGEAIEEAKLSEFQQELVQLAAVLKGDHILTSYPERIGKDMSVKEGKEYMEDAVKRFFEAGHYAKKMGVDGEQIVQMKPSLTTRSSKPSSQHP; encoded by the exons ATGTTCAAACCTGCTAACACtgccatcttcttcttctttgttctCTTCAACAGCTTCAGCTGCCATGGCGGTCCAGTCAAAACTATTGTGGTCCTAGTGATGGAGAATCGCTCGTTCGATCACATGCTAGGATGGATGAAGAAAATCAACCCTCAAATCAACGGTGTTGATGGAACTGAATGGAACCCTTTGTCCACCACTGATCCTAACTCCAAAAAGTTGTTCTTCCAGAACCAAGCTCAGTTCGTGGATCCAGATCCTGGTCACTCTTTCCAAGCCATAAGGGAGCAGATTTTCGGCTCTAATGACACCTCCGCCAATCCTCCCCCCATGAATGGCTTCGCCCAACAAGCTTACTCCATGGACCTATCTACCACTATGTCTCAGAATGTCATGAATGGATTTGACCCTGAAATGGTTGCCGTTTACAAGTCTCTTGTCTCAGAATTTGCTGTCTTTGATCG GTGGTTCGCCTCCGTACCGTCATCCACACAACCGAATCGTCTGTACGTCCACTCGGCGACGTCGGCGGGGGCGACGAGCAACATTCCGGCACTCCTGGTAAAGGGTTATCCCCAAAGGACGATCTTCGAGAACCTGGACGACGCCGGAATATCCTGGGGAATATACTACCAGAACATCCCAGCTACATTGTTCTACAAAAACCTCAGGAAACTCAAATACTTATTTAGATTCCGTCCGTACGGTGTGACATTCAAAAAACATGCGCAAGAAGGGAAGCTGCCGGGCTACGTTGTGGTGGAGCAGCGGTACATGGACACTAAGCTGGAGCCCGCCAACGATGACCATCCGTCGCACGATGTGTATCAAGGGCAGATGTTTGTGAAGGAGGTGTACGAGACATTGAGAGCTAGCCCGCAGTGGAACCAAACTTTGTTGATCATTACATATGATGAACATGGTGGGTTTTATGATCATGTGGCTACGCCCGTCACTGGAGTGCCTAGCCCTGATGGCATTGTGGGTCCCGaaccatttttctttcatttcgaCAGATTGGGGGTTAGGGTTCCGACCATCATGGTCTCTCCTTGGATTGATAAGGGCACTG TTGTTCATGGGGCAAATGGAAGGCCATTTCCCACATCGGAATTCGAGCATTCCTCCATTCCGGCAACAGTAAAGTTGTTGTTCAACCTCACCTCTCCATTCCTCACCAAGAGGGACGAATGGGCTGCCACTTTTGAGTCCATTCTCCGAACTCGGTCTGACCCCAGAACTGATTGTCCAG AGACACTGCCAACGCCGGCGAGGATAAGGAGAGGTGAGGCAATTGAAGAGGCGAAGCTTAGCGAGTTCCAGCAAGAGCTGGTGCAGCTGGCGGCGGTGCTGAAGGGGGATCATATCCTCACAAGTTACCCGGAAAGGATAGGGAAGGACATGAGCGTGAAGGAAGGTAAAGAGTACATGGAAGATGCAGTCAAACGGTTCTTCGAGGCTGGCCATTATGCTAAGAAAATGGGAGTCGACGGCGAACAGATTGTTCAAATGAAGCCTTCCCTAACTACTCGTTCATCAAAACCTTCATCTCAACATCCATAA